A stretch of DNA from Methanogenium sp. S4BF:
TGTGGATTCGTAGTTGATACAGATAATCCAGAATGTTTGGCAGAAGGAATTACAAAAATCCTTGAGGACCGGGATCTTCAGTATAGACTCGGAAGGAATGCTCGTATTCGGGCTGAAAAGGATTTCAGCGTTGAAATTGCCAAAGAGCGGTTTAAATCTATTTTGGATTCTGTTTGATATAAATAGTAATACATTTACAATACCCTTGTAATTCTCCGCTCCTTTCTATGTTAAGTGAATTCGGCTGAAATACAAATGAGTATTTTGTCATTGGGTATAGTTTTTCTGATGATGAGCCAGAAATTATTTTTGTGATTCTGTTGCTTCCGGTTTGTCCCTGATCAATTTTGTCATTGAAGTTTGCTATCACTAAATGCACAATACGTACATTATAGTGGATCGTGAAATGTTCTGGATGTTTAAATCATTCGATGGTAAAAATGACTAGTATGATATAAATTACTAATTATTCAGATGACCTTTCGACAAATTTCTGCCTATTATTATTATTATTATTTTTTCTTCAATAATTTATTTGATATTTTCTAAATCGTTACAATTGAGTCTTTCTTTATAAACTATCTTTTTCAGTTACATGAACCCAAGGAGCAGTTCCTAAATTTATGATTTACATTATAATATTTATGAGTTATTAGATCAGGGTCGATAACTATTCTTATTTAAACGTTAATTTTTATAGACATGCATTACGTGGTCACAGGGGGTTCGGGGTTTATCGGCTCGAATCTCACTGAAGCATTGTCAGTAAATCATGACGTTACGATAATTGATAATTTATCGACCGGTCGGAGAGAGAATCTGGACGGTCTTGTTGATTTAGAGAATGTCACCTTTGTTGAAGGAAGTATCACTGATTTGGACCTTCTTATGGATGCGTTCCATAATAAAGACGGCATCTTTCATCAGGGGGCAATCCCTTCCGTCCCCCGTTCAGTTGCAGACCCCATTGCGACAAACAAGGCAGGAATTGATGGCACACTGAATGTGCTAGTCGCAGCCAAAGAGTGCGGTGTCAGGAAGGTTGTCTATGCATCGTCTTCTTCGGTGTATGGTGATACACCTACCCTTCCCAAACACGAAGGCATGATACCAAATCCCATGTCCCCGTACGCGGTGACAAAAATCACCGGTGAGTATTATTGCTCTGTGTTTTCTCGTCTCTATGATCTTCAGACTGTCTGCCTGCGCTACTTCAATGTGTTTGGCCCACGTCAGGACCCTGCTTCCACGTATTCTGCAGTGATTCCAAAATTTGTGAACCGTCTTCTTGCCGGAGAGGCCCCGGTTATCTATGGGGACGGTGAGCAGACCCGCGATTTTACGTATATCAAAAATGTCATTCAGGCAAATGTGAAGGCTATGGAAAGTGACGCATCCGGTGTCTTTAATATCGCCTGTGGTGACCGTATCTCACTGAATAAACTTGCCACAACAATAATGGAAATACTTGATATTGGGATTGAACCGGTGTATGAAGCGTCACGTCCTGGTGATGTCCGTGATTCACTCGCAGATATATCTGCTGCACGCTCAGCCTTTGGCTACGAACCGGAATATACAATGAAACAGGGACTTGAGGAGACAATACAATGGTACAAAAACCAGTAACAGAGATGACCGCCTGTGTGGTGGGCCTTGGATATGTGGGCCTGCCGCTTGCAAAAGCTTTTGCAGAAAAAATACGGACAATCGGGTATGAAATTGTCGAAGCAAAAGCGAAGGAGATCGCAGCAACGAGCACAACACCGCTGATTGTTACATCAGACCCGGCGCTGTTACGACAAGCAGATTTCGTTGCTATCTGTGTCCCAACACCGGTCATGAAGACAAAGGAGCCTGATCTTTCCTATGTTAAATCCGCTGCCACCATTGTTGGTCAGAACCTGAAACTTGGTGCAATCGTTGTTCTTGAGTCAACTGTTTATCCAGGTGTCACGGAAGATATCGTAATGCCTATTCTCGAACAGGAATCTGGTCTTATATGTGGAAAGGACTTCAAGGTTGGCTATTCCCCTGAGCGGATCAACCCGGGTGATGATGCCCATGAACTCGCGAAGATCACCAAGATCGTTGCGGGGATGGATGCAGAGTCCGGCGACACACTTTCTGAAATCTATAGCCTTGTCACTACTGTCTACCGTGCTCCAGACATCAGAACCGCTGAGGCGGCGAAGGTCATAGAGAACATCCAGCGTGATCTAAACATCGCTCTGATGAATGAACTTGCCCTTGTCTTTCATAAGATGGGCATTGACACACGGGAAGTCATCAAGGCTGCAGGGACGAAATGGAACTTCCACCAGTACCGTCCCGGCCTCGTCGGTGGGCATTGCATTCCGGTCGACCCCTACTATCTTGTCTATAAGGCTCAGGAACTCGGCTACCACCCACAGGTGATCCTGGCAGGTCGTGCGATCAACGACTCCATACCAAAGCACGTTGCTGATCTGGCGATCAAAGAGATTAACCGTGCTGGTAAAGTGATCCGAGACTCGAAGGTTCTTATCATGGGCCTTACATATAAAGAGAATGTTCCCGACACTCGGGAGAGCCCGGTTGCAGAGATGATCCGTGAATTAAAGGAATTCGATGTGGATGTTTATGGATATGACCCACTCCTTCGGTCTGGGGAGATTGAGCGGTTTGGTGCACAGCCTATTATCTCACTTCATGATATTGACGGTTCTATGGATTGTATCATCATCAACTCCCCACATGATGTGTTTGCATCGCTTACATTGAATAGTATGTTTTCGATCTGCAATGGGAGGCCTATCATTATTGATGTAACTGGGATGTTGAAGAGAAATGATGCAGTGACGGGGGACTATACGTATTGTACTCTATAACTTAATTGTGTTATTCTGGTAATTAATTCGATATCGAGCAATTCCTGAGGGGTCAATTGCGTATACTGTAGCATTAAACTATCTTTAAAGATATTTTTTTATAATTGTTATGCAATTGAATCGTTCAGGTATATTCAGGAGGTCAATGTATTGATAATAATCCGTTTAGATTAGAAGTTGTTTTCATTCAAATGAGCCAAAGTATGGCTCGGTTTATGAACATTGTCATAAATATGGTGAAGAAAACCATTATCTCACTTGTGCCACTCAAAGTGAGCATGAGTTATTCCAGCCGCTTCATGAGTGAAATGATGAATTGGATCTAGTTTAACGAAACGTTTGCAGTTGGGAAGGCATCTCAGATAGAATGTTCACTCAAATATTGCTGTTTGCTACAAATTCAATCACAGGCACCCAACCGCAACATGCCCCCTCCCCGCCTCAGTAATCTCCCTCCCCTGCGGTGTCCGCTTAATAAACCCGATCTGAATCAGATACGGCTCATACACCTCTTCAACCGTCCTTATCTCCTCACCGATCGCGATCGCAATCGTCTTGACTCCCACCGGGCCGCCACCGAAGTCATGGGCAATCACCGAGAGAATCCGCCGGTCGATATTGTCAAGGCCCAGTGGGTCGATTCCAAGCATGTTCAGCGCACGGTCTGCTGTTTCCGTGTCAATGGTGCCGTCCTCCCGGACCAGTGCGAAATCACGCACCCTCCGGAGCAGACGATTGGCTATCCGGGGCGTGCCGCGGCTGCGCTTTGCGATTTCTGTTGCACCGTCCCGGGTGATCGGCGTCTGCATGATGGCAGCGCTCCTGAGCACAATCTTCACGAGATCGGCTACCTCGTAGAGGGTGAGGCGGAATACAAAGCCGAAGCGGTCACGCAACGGAGAGCCCAGAAGCCCGACCTTTGTCGTCGCACCAATCAGGGTGAACTCCTCCAATGGAAGCTGCACCGACCGTGCTCCGGGCCCATCGCCGATCATCACGTCAATGCAGGAGTCCTCCATTGCCGGATAGAGTATCTCCTCGACAACCGGGTTCAACCGGTGAATTTCATCAATGAAGAGTACGTCTCCCCGGGAGAGTGCGGTCAGCTGGGCGGCAAGGTCACCGGGCTTGTCCAGGACCGGGCCGGTGGTGCTCCGGATGGACACCCCCATCTCCCGGGCGACAATCTGGGCGAGCGTCGTCTTCCCGAGGCCGGGCGGGCCGGAGAAGAGGATGTGGTCAATGGTCTCG
This window harbors:
- a CDS encoding SDR family oxidoreductase, whose translation is MHYVVTGGSGFIGSNLTEALSVNHDVTIIDNLSTGRRENLDGLVDLENVTFVEGSITDLDLLMDAFHNKDGIFHQGAIPSVPRSVADPIATNKAGIDGTLNVLVAAKECGVRKVVYASSSSVYGDTPTLPKHEGMIPNPMSPYAVTKITGEYYCSVFSRLYDLQTVCLRYFNVFGPRQDPASTYSAVIPKFVNRLLAGEAPVIYGDGEQTRDFTYIKNVIQANVKAMESDASGVFNIACGDRISLNKLATTIMEILDIGIEPVYEASRPGDVRDSLADISAARSAFGYEPEYTMKQGLEETIQWYKNQ
- a CDS encoding nucleotide sugar dehydrogenase → MVQKPVTEMTACVVGLGYVGLPLAKAFAEKIRTIGYEIVEAKAKEIAATSTTPLIVTSDPALLRQADFVAICVPTPVMKTKEPDLSYVKSAATIVGQNLKLGAIVVLESTVYPGVTEDIVMPILEQESGLICGKDFKVGYSPERINPGDDAHELAKITKIVAGMDAESGDTLSEIYSLVTTVYRAPDIRTAEAAKVIENIQRDLNIALMNELALVFHKMGIDTREVIKAAGTKWNFHQYRPGLVGGHCIPVDPYYLVYKAQELGYHPQVILAGRAINDSIPKHVADLAIKEINRAGKVIRDSKVLIMGLTYKENVPDTRESPVAEMIRELKEFDVDVYGYDPLLRSGEIERFGAQPIISLHDIDGSMDCIIINSPHDVFASLTLNSMFSICNGRPIIIDVTGMLKRNDAVTGDYTYCTL
- the ruvB gene encoding Holliday junction branch migration DNA helicase RuvB; translation: MKENFVQERLPSPALLTEEADDATIRPAHFEEFVGQAQIKETLAIAIAAAKRRGETIDHILFSGPPGLGKTTLAQIVAREMGVSIRSTTGPVLDKPGDLAAQLTALSRGDVLFIDEIHRLNPVVEEILYPAMEDSCIDVMIGDGPGARSVQLPLEEFTLIGATTKVGLLGSPLRDRFGFVFRLTLYEVADLVKIVLRSAAIMQTPITRDGATEIAKRSRGTPRIANRLLRRVRDFALVREDGTIDTETADRALNMLGIDPLGLDNIDRRILSVIAHDFGGGPVGVKTIAIAIGEEIRTVEEVYEPYLIQIGFIKRTPQGREITEAGRGHVAVGCL